In Rhodomicrobium lacus, the following proteins share a genomic window:
- a CDS encoding ABC transporter ATP-binding protein produces the protein MSKLQIRSVGKHYQGHDGGRLTVLSNIELNVESGQFLSIVGPSGCGKSTLLRLIAGLDQDYEGSILLNGKQISGPSLARGIVFQDHRLLPWLTLEQNVALSLENAPGSSKEKAKIVREHITLVGLNGFEQAYPYQLSGGMAQRAAIARALVNKPEVLLLDEPLGALDALTRLRLQDELLRIWRFEKTTMILVTHDVGEAIFLSNEIAVMSAKPGRISRRLTVDLDYPRNRASREFVALQSEVLAEMNVFEAGQEAA, from the coding sequence ATGTCCAAACTGCAAATCAGGTCGGTCGGCAAACACTACCAGGGCCACGACGGCGGACGCCTGACCGTCCTCTCGAACATCGAACTGAACGTCGAATCCGGACAGTTCCTCAGCATCGTCGGCCCTTCCGGCTGCGGAAAGTCGACGCTGCTTCGCCTGATCGCGGGTCTCGATCAGGATTACGAGGGAAGCATTCTTCTCAACGGAAAACAGATCTCGGGGCCGAGCCTCGCGCGGGGCATCGTCTTTCAGGATCACCGGCTGCTGCCCTGGTTGACGCTTGAGCAGAACGTCGCGCTGAGCCTCGAAAACGCGCCCGGATCGTCGAAGGAAAAGGCGAAGATCGTTCGTGAGCATATCACGCTCGTCGGGCTGAACGGCTTCGAGCAAGCCTACCCCTACCAGTTGTCGGGCGGCATGGCTCAACGCGCGGCCATCGCCCGCGCACTCGTCAACAAGCCGGAAGTGCTCCTCCTCGACGAGCCGCTCGGCGCTCTCGACGCGCTCACCAGGCTGCGCCTTCAGGACGAACTGCTCCGCATCTGGCGCTTCGAGAAGACGACCATGATCCTCGTAACGCACGATGTCGGCGAGGCGATCTTCCTCAGCAACGAGATCGCCGTGATGAGCGCCAAGCCCGGCCGCATCTCCCGCCGGCTCACCGTCGATCTCGATTACCCGCGCAATCGCGCAAGCCGCGAATTCGTCGCCCTGCAGAGCGAGGTCCTCGCGGAAATGAATGTCTTCGAAGCCGGTCAGGAAGCGGCCTGA
- a CDS encoding ABC transporter permease, with amino-acid sequence MSTTSSYLDLAEARPPSRRAARFLGKINVIGLLLPLIIVTLWQAASTYQWVEAVFLPAPVKVAEAFWLMVTKQRLANDFISSVSIVGQALVYGATAAIVLGIAAGLSKRVEQFFGPTFDTLRHIPGIAWLPLIVLWLGIGAPAKVLVIAKAVFFPVFLNTLQGIRNVEKSHIELANVLTLTRWQMVRKVVLPSAFPSIMVSLRYAAGLAWAMVVIAEGLSGLEGLGFLIFRAQGLLLTDQLVVCMIIIGLVGFTIDRIMYLAQRRLLRWKQGFEG; translated from the coding sequence ATGAGCACCACAAGCAGCTATCTGGACCTGGCAGAAGCCCGGCCGCCCTCGCGAAGGGCGGCAAGGTTTCTCGGGAAAATCAACGTCATCGGGCTTCTTTTGCCCCTCATCATCGTCACGCTCTGGCAGGCGGCTTCCACCTACCAATGGGTGGAGGCCGTCTTCCTGCCTGCGCCGGTCAAGGTGGCCGAAGCCTTCTGGCTGATGGTCACGAAGCAGCGCCTCGCGAACGACTTCATTTCGAGCGTGTCCATCGTCGGGCAGGCGCTGGTCTACGGCGCGACCGCAGCCATCGTGCTAGGCATCGCCGCCGGGCTTTCAAAACGCGTCGAGCAGTTTTTCGGGCCGACATTCGACACCTTGCGCCATATTCCCGGCATCGCCTGGCTGCCGCTCATCGTTCTTTGGCTCGGCATCGGTGCGCCCGCGAAGGTGCTCGTCATCGCGAAGGCTGTCTTCTTCCCTGTGTTTCTCAATACCCTTCAGGGCATCAGGAACGTCGAAAAGAGCCATATCGAACTGGCGAACGTCCTGACGCTGACGCGCTGGCAGATGGTGCGGAAAGTCGTCCTTCCTTCCGCCTTCCCTTCGATCATGGTTTCGCTGCGCTACGCGGCCGGTCTCGCATGGGCGATGGTCGTTATCGCGGAAGGACTGAGCGGCCTCGAAGGGCTCGGCTTCCTGATTTTCCGCGCGCAAGGGCTGCTGCTCACCGACCAACTCGTCGTCTGCATGATCATCATCGGCCTCGTGGGCTTCACCATCGACAGGATCATGTATCTGGCGCAGCGCAGGCTTTTGCGCTGGAAGCAGGGTTTCGAAGGCTGA
- a CDS encoding ABC transporter substrate-binding protein: protein MVGVSAPVARADVLPSINLQLTQWTVIAREKGFFKEEFDKIGTTKINLIAGGAADLLGAEAAAVGGGAIAIAQRMIYPATIHRANGLDGVIIWASEPSNRYRAPILARADNDAIKTVKDLDGKKFGSSRISCYWSSPFEQLTQAGLPFDSRLKQGRVRYESIDNSAVAISAVLSGATDATTAHLAASAFTGPWLSGKFKVVSRSPDDGIYVNHAGRVTYFARRDFVNKYPEVVKAFLIARERTREWALDHVEEATEIVARETRVPAEVARFQITHPGEWEFMAGEPRADKARLAIKTFQEWYVANGDDILNERRLTDEQVDTFIDGRFFVGGEYSIYN from the coding sequence ATGGTCGGGGTGAGCGCTCCTGTGGCGCGCGCCGATGTTCTGCCTTCAATTAATCTGCAGCTGACGCAATGGACCGTGATTGCGCGGGAAAAGGGTTTCTTCAAAGAAGAGTTCGACAAGATCGGGACGACGAAGATCAACCTCATTGCGGGCGGTGCCGCCGATCTTCTCGGCGCTGAAGCCGCCGCGGTCGGTGGCGGCGCTATCGCCATCGCGCAGCGCATGATCTATCCGGCGACCATTCACCGCGCCAACGGCCTCGACGGCGTCATCATCTGGGCATCCGAGCCCTCGAACCGCTATCGCGCGCCGATCCTGGCACGGGCCGATAACGACGCGATCAAGACCGTCAAGGATCTCGACGGCAAGAAATTCGGTTCCAGCCGCATCAGTTGCTACTGGTCGTCTCCTTTCGAGCAGTTGACCCAGGCGGGCCTGCCGTTCGATTCACGCCTGAAGCAGGGGCGCGTGCGTTACGAATCCATCGACAACTCGGCCGTTGCGATTTCCGCCGTTCTTTCCGGCGCGACCGACGCCACGACCGCGCATCTTGCCGCCAGCGCCTTCACCGGCCCGTGGCTTTCCGGCAAATTCAAGGTCGTGAGCCGCTCCCCTGATGACGGCATCTACGTGAATCACGCCGGCCGCGTCACCTACTTCGCGCGGCGCGACTTCGTGAACAAATACCCCGAGGTGGTGAAAGCGTTTCTGATCGCGCGCGAACGCACCCGCGAATGGGCGCTCGACCATGTCGAGGAAGCCACTGAAATCGTGGCCCGCGAAACACGCGTTCCGGCTGAGGTCGCCCGCTTCCAGATTACGCACCCCGGCGAGTGGGAATTCATGGCAGGTGAGCCGCGCGCGGACAAGGCTCGCCTCGCCATCAAGACCTTCCAGGAATGGTATGTGGCCAACGGCGACGACATCCTGAACGAGCGCAGGCTGACCGATGAGCAGGTCGACACCTTCATCGACGGGCGGTTCTTCGTCGGCGGCGAATACTCCATCTACAACTAG
- the acs gene encoding acetate--CoA ligase, producing MAHSEVYPVPPDFAARAHVDSAAYERLYRWSIEDPDGFWREEAAFLDWIKPFTEVSDTSFDLSDFRIRWFADGTLNGSVNCIDRHLPAKANKPAVLWESDKPGESRVVTWGQLADKVNRLANVLKSLGVGKGDVVAVYLPVIPEVMVAMMATIRIGAVHTVVFSGFSAESLENRIADSKAKVLITADEGFRGGRVSPLKRNADDAVRDQPSIEHVIVVRRSGADVPFTPGRDLWYDEATEAAEPWCEPVEVGAEDPLFILYTSGSTGKPKGLVHTTAGYLVHAGTSWRIIFDWHEGDVFWSTADVGWVTAHSYKLYGPLLNGATTVMFEGVPSYPDPSRWWSIIEKHRVNIFYTAPTALRSLMREGEAPVRKHDLSSLRVLGSVGEPINPDAWRWFHSVIGGGRCPIVDNYWQTETGAVTLVPIPGAIPNKPGMAAKPYFGIRPEVVSPEGVTLEGPADGNMCFRGSWPGQARTILHDHERFLKTYFAPFPGRFFSGDGVTRDEDGYYRIAGRVDDVINVSGHRLGTVELESAIASHPAVAESAVVGYNHDVKGQGVFAYVTLKAEVPETDALRHEITQWVRARISPIASPDVIQWAPALPKNRAGKILRRILLKIANNDFSDFGDTSTLADASTVEDIVARRKAELARTEAARTKRGNA from the coding sequence ATGGCTCATTCCGAAGTTTACCCGGTGCCGCCGGACTTTGCCGCCCGCGCGCATGTCGATTCGGCCGCCTATGAACGCCTTTATCGCTGGTCCATCGAGGATCCGGACGGGTTCTGGCGCGAAGAGGCCGCGTTCCTCGACTGGATCAAGCCGTTTACGGAGGTGTCGGATACCAGTTTCGATTTGAGCGATTTCCGCATTCGCTGGTTCGCCGATGGCACGCTCAATGGTTCCGTCAACTGCATCGACCGCCATCTTCCGGCGAAGGCGAACAAGCCCGCCGTTCTTTGGGAAAGCGATAAACCGGGCGAAAGCCGCGTCGTCACGTGGGGCCAACTCGCGGACAAGGTAAACCGGCTCGCGAACGTGCTGAAAAGCCTCGGCGTTGGCAAGGGCGACGTCGTTGCAGTCTATCTGCCCGTCATACCGGAAGTCATGGTGGCGATGATGGCCACCATCCGCATCGGTGCGGTTCATACGGTCGTGTTTTCGGGTTTCTCGGCGGAGTCGCTCGAAAACCGGATCGCCGATTCGAAAGCGAAGGTTCTCATCACAGCCGACGAAGGGTTTCGGGGCGGGCGCGTGTCGCCGCTGAAGCGCAACGCCGACGACGCAGTGCGAGATCAGCCGAGCATCGAACACGTGATCGTGGTGCGCCGCTCGGGCGCCGACGTTCCGTTCACGCCGGGCCGCGATCTCTGGTACGACGAGGCAACGGAGGCGGCCGAGCCGTGGTGCGAGCCGGTCGAGGTGGGCGCGGAAGACCCGCTTTTCATTCTCTATACATCCGGCTCGACCGGCAAGCCGAAGGGGCTCGTTCACACGACCGCCGGCTATCTCGTGCATGCGGGCACGTCGTGGCGCATCATCTTCGACTGGCATGAAGGGGATGTGTTCTGGTCGACCGCCGATGTCGGCTGGGTCACGGCGCACAGCTACAAGCTTTACGGGCCGTTGCTCAACGGGGCGACAACGGTGATGTTCGAGGGCGTGCCGAGCTACCCCGATCCTTCGCGCTGGTGGTCGATCATCGAAAAGCACCGCGTCAATATCTTCTATACCGCGCCGACGGCGCTTCGCTCGCTCATGCGTGAAGGCGAGGCCCCGGTGAGAAAGCACGATCTGTCGAGCCTTCGCGTGCTGGGCTCGGTCGGCGAGCCGATCAATCCGGATGCGTGGCGCTGGTTTCATTCCGTGATCGGCGGGGGCCGCTGCCCCATCGTCGACAATTACTGGCAGACCGAAACGGGCGCGGTGACGCTCGTGCCGATTCCCGGCGCGATCCCGAACAAGCCGGGCATGGCGGCAAAACCCTATTTCGGCATTCGTCCCGAGGTCGTCAGCCCCGAAGGCGTTACGCTCGAAGGCCCGGCGGATGGAAACATGTGCTTCCGTGGCTCGTGGCCCGGGCAGGCGCGCACCATCCTGCACGATCACGAGCGGTTCCTGAAAACCTACTTCGCGCCGTTTCCGGGGCGGTTCTTTTCCGGCGACGGCGTCACCAGAGACGAGGACGGCTATTACCGCATCGCCGGACGTGTGGACGATGTGATCAACGTATCGGGTCATCGGCTCGGCACCGTTGAACTCGAAAGCGCCATTGCCTCTCACCCGGCTGTCGCGGAATCCGCGGTCGTCGGCTACAATCACGACGTGAAGGGGCAGGGGGTCTTTGCCTATGTCACGCTCAAGGCGGAGGTGCCCGAAACGGACGCATTACGGCACGAGATCACGCAATGGGTGCGCGCGCGCATCAGCCCGATCGCTTCGCCGGACGTTATCCAGTGGGCGCCGGCGCTGCCGAAAAACCGCGCGGGCAAAATTCTCCGCCGCATTCTCCTGAAGATTGCCAACAACGATTTTTCGGATTTCGGCGACACCTCGACGCTCGCCGATGCCTCCACCGTCGAAGACATCGTCGCACGCCGCAAGGCCGAACTCGCCAGAACCGAAGCCGCCAGAACAAAAAGAGGAAACGCATGA
- a CDS encoding OsmC family protein: MNADDLRALQAPLKERYKTEPEAATITLKARGDLDADSVVCRVDTGKALVEAGLHPATGGTGAFACSGNMLLDALVACAGVTLKAVATAIGFELRGGVVSAEGDLDFRGTLGVAKDAPVGFRAIRLAFDLETSEPQERIDQLVKLTERYCVVYQTLAKPADLGLTVRTTAA, encoded by the coding sequence ATGAACGCCGACGACCTCCGCGCCCTTCAGGCGCCGCTGAAGGAGCGTTACAAGACCGAGCCCGAGGCTGCCACCATCACGCTGAAGGCCCGCGGCGACCTCGACGCCGACAGCGTCGTCTGCCGCGTCGACACCGGCAAGGCGCTCGTCGAGGCGGGATTGCATCCCGCGACCGGCGGAACGGGCGCTTTCGCCTGCTCGGGCAACATGCTGCTCGATGCGCTCGTGGCCTGCGCGGGCGTGACGCTGAAGGCGGTTGCGACAGCCATCGGCTTCGAGCTCAGGGGCGGCGTCGTGTCGGCGGAAGGCGACCTCGATTTTCGCGGTACGCTCGGCGTTGCGAAGGACGCGCCCGTGGGCTTTCGCGCCATCCGGCTCGCCTTCGATCTGGAAACGTCGGAGCCGCAGGAACGCATCGACCAGCTCGTGAAGCTGACCGAGCGCTATTGCGTCGTTTATCAGACACTAGCGAAGCCTGCCGACCTCGGTCTTACCGTCAGGACGACGGCGGCGTAA
- a CDS encoding trans-sulfuration enzyme family protein, with amino-acid sequence MTKKRPETVAASALGREDEATGALIPPLYPTTTYIRDPDNLYRRGRVYSRAQNATFDTAAETLTALEGGAETALFGSGMAAANAVFLALTPGDHVVVPRVMYWALRAWLEGFASRWGLVVDFVDAGDIDALKAAIAPGRTKLVWLETPANPLWTVYDIAAAAEIAHAAGARLAVDSTVATPVLTRPLSLGADIVMHSATKYLNGHSDAVIGTVTTARQDEFWANIKTVQSQNGGVPGTLEAWLLQRGMRTLFARVRWQCASAQALAERLSAHPAVAEVLYPGLPGFKGHQLASRQMQGGFGGMLSIRVRGGERAAIATAARVSIWKRATSLGGVESLIEHRASIEGPRSPVPEDLLRLSVGLEAVDDLYEDLSEALGQARAE; translated from the coding sequence ATGACAAAGAAACGTCCCGAAACCGTCGCGGCCAGCGCGCTTGGCCGGGAAGACGAAGCCACGGGGGCACTCATTCCCCCGCTCTATCCGACGACCACCTATATCCGCGATCCCGACAATCTCTATCGGCGCGGACGCGTCTACTCCCGCGCACAGAACGCCACGTTCGACACGGCGGCAGAGACGCTGACCGCGCTGGAAGGCGGCGCCGAAACGGCGCTGTTCGGCTCGGGCATGGCGGCGGCGAACGCCGTGTTTCTGGCGCTTACGCCCGGCGATCATGTCGTCGTTCCGCGCGTGATGTACTGGGCGCTGCGGGCATGGCTCGAAGGCTTTGCGTCACGCTGGGGGCTTGTGGTGGACTTCGTCGATGCGGGCGACATCGACGCGCTGAAAGCCGCAATCGCTCCGGGCCGCACGAAGCTCGTCTGGCTCGAAACGCCGGCGAATCCGCTGTGGACCGTGTACGACATCGCGGCGGCAGCCGAGATCGCACATGCGGCGGGCGCGCGCCTCGCAGTCGACTCCACCGTCGCCACGCCGGTTCTCACGCGGCCGCTCTCGCTCGGCGCCGACATCGTGATGCACTCCGCCACCAAGTATCTCAACGGCCATTCGGATGCGGTCATCGGCACGGTTACGACTGCGCGGCAGGATGAGTTCTGGGCGAACATCAAGACGGTTCAAAGTCAGAACGGCGGCGTGCCCGGCACATTGGAGGCGTGGCTTCTTCAGCGCGGCATGCGTACGCTGTTCGCGCGCGTTCGCTGGCAATGCGCTTCGGCGCAGGCGCTGGCGGAACGCCTTTCCGCCCATCCAGCGGTTGCTGAAGTACTTTATCCCGGTCTGCCGGGCTTCAAAGGCCACCAGCTCGCCAGCCGCCAGATGCAGGGCGGCTTTGGCGGAATGCTCTCCATCCGGGTGCGTGGGGGCGAGCGGGCCGCTATCGCCACGGCTGCACGCGTATCCATCTGGAAGCGTGCAACCTCGCTTGGCGGCGTCGAAAGCCTGATCGAGCATCGCGCCAGCATCGAAGGGCCGCGCTCGCCCGTCCCCGAAGATCTTTTGCGCCTTTCGGTGGGCCTCGAAGCGGTCGACGATCTTTACGAAGACCTTTCGGAAGCGCTCGGGCAGGCGCGCGCGGAATAG
- the nikR gene encoding nickel-responsive transcriptional regulator NikR yields the protein MERVTISLDEDLLGQFDNYLEKKGYSSRSEAIRDLLRDRLEQEKLTEDKAKDAVACLSYVYNHEQRELSRRLARTQHAHHHLVLSTLHVHLDYENCLEVALLKGNTHEVRRLAEATIAETGVRHGNLHLIPDETPPHHHVDGRAHVHAPSEG from the coding sequence ATGGAACGAGTGACGATCTCCCTGGACGAGGATCTGCTCGGACAGTTCGACAACTATCTGGAAAAAAAAGGCTATTCCAGCCGCTCGGAAGCGATCCGGGATCTCCTTCGCGACCGGCTGGAGCAGGAGAAGCTGACAGAGGACAAGGCGAAAGACGCCGTTGCCTGCCTCTCCTATGTGTACAACCACGAACAGCGCGAATTATCGCGGCGGCTGGCCCGGACGCAACATGCCCATCATCACCTCGTGCTTTCGACGCTCCACGTCCATCTCGATTATGAGAATTGCCTCGAAGTCGCCTTGCTCAAGGGAAACACCCACGAAGTCCGCAGACTTGCTGAAGCCACCATCGCGGAAACCGGCGTGCGTCACGGCAATCTGCATCTGATACCCGACGAGACGCCCCCCCATCATCACGTCGACGGACGAGCGCATGTTCATGCACCCTCGGAAGGCTGA
- a CDS encoding DUF4198 domain-containing protein, translating to MRFPASLAANSVAALLMFSAAAHAHFQELLPSTDIVADEGDRKVKLQAIFTHPMEGGPNMDMGQPQQFGVLADGEKVDLKSSLKPVDVSGKKAFEATYQIKKPGDYVFYLEPAPYWDEGEKHFLIHYTKVVVDFGSGEGWDKLVGLPVEIEPLTRPYGVWTGNIFRGVVRKDGKPVPGAVVEIEWSNDGSVKAPSDPFVTQVVKADDNGVFAYAIPKAGWWGFNALIDGETKGPDGKPAAAELGGTIWVKAVDMK from the coding sequence ATGCGCTTTCCTGCAAGCCTCGCCGCAAACTCGGTCGCCGCGCTTCTCATGTTTTCAGCCGCCGCGCATGCGCATTTTCAGGAGCTGCTGCCGTCCACCGACATCGTTGCGGACGAGGGCGATCGCAAGGTCAAGCTTCAGGCCATCTTCACGCATCCGATGGAAGGCGGCCCGAACATGGATATGGGACAGCCGCAGCAATTCGGCGTTCTCGCGGACGGCGAGAAGGTGGACCTGAAATCTTCGCTGAAGCCCGTCGATGTCTCCGGCAAGAAGGCGTTTGAAGCCACCTATCAGATCAAGAAGCCCGGCGACTATGTGTTCTACCTTGAGCCCGCCCCCTATTGGGACGAGGGCGAGAAGCACTTCCTGATCCATTACACGAAGGTTGTCGTCGACTTCGGATCGGGCGAGGGCTGGGACAAGCTCGTCGGCTTGCCGGTTGAAATCGAGCCCTTGACCCGTCCCTATGGCGTGTGGACGGGCAATATCTTCCGGGGCGTGGTGCGCAAGGACGGCAAGCCGGTGCCGGGCGCTGTCGTCGAGATCGAATGGTCGAACGACGGGTCCGTGAAGGCTCCCTCCGATCCGTTCGTGACCCAGGTCGTCAAGGCCGACGACAACGGCGTGTTCGCCTACGCCATTCCGAAAGCCGGGTGGTGGGGCTTCAACGCCCTCATCGACGGCGAGACCAAAGGGCCGGACGGCAAGCCCGCCGCCGCCGAACTCGGCGGCACGATCTGGGTCAAAGCGGTCGACATGAAGTGA
- the cbiM gene encoding cobalt transporter CbiM, with product MAHIPDGVLSAPVLVAGAAVSLAGCAHALRRLDEERIPEVAILSAVFFVASLVHFPVGPTSVHLILNGLTGILLGWAAFPAIAVALLLQAVLFGFGGLVVLGANIMNMAVPAVLCGYLFQAVAGDGANRQRVLWGAGLAGGIGVLITALMVAAVLALSGKEFIAAAKLVVVAHLPVALIEAAFSVAVIGLLSRVKPSLLGFRA from the coding sequence ATGGCTCATATTCCCGATGGCGTCCTGTCCGCCCCGGTTCTGGTTGCGGGCGCAGCCGTCAGCCTCGCGGGCTGCGCCCACGCGCTTCGCCGCCTCGATGAGGAGCGCATTCCCGAGGTGGCGATCCTCTCGGCGGTGTTCTTCGTCGCCTCGCTCGTACATTTCCCGGTCGGCCCGACTTCCGTACACCTCATCCTGAACGGGCTGACGGGCATTTTGCTTGGATGGGCCGCCTTTCCTGCAATCGCCGTCGCCTTGCTGCTGCAGGCCGTTCTTTTCGGCTTCGGCGGCCTCGTTGTACTTGGCGCAAACATCATGAACATGGCCGTGCCGGCGGTTCTGTGCGGCTACCTCTTTCAAGCGGTCGCCGGAGATGGGGCGAACCGCCAGCGCGTCCTCTGGGGCGCCGGACTGGCGGGGGGCATCGGCGTCCTCATCACCGCTTTGATGGTGGCGGCGGTTCTCGCCCTGTCGGGGAAGGAATTTATCGCGGCTGCAAAGCTCGTGGTCGTGGCGCACCTGCCGGTCGCCCTGATCGAGGCGGCTTTCAGCGTGGCGGTGATCGGGCTGTTGTCCAGGGTCAAGCCGTCGCTGCTCGGCTTTCGGGCGTAG
- a CDS encoding carboxypeptidase regulatory-like domain-containing protein translates to MTRVSIPALVALMLLMFGGGAEAHKLKVFATATGAVIEGYAYFGTGGRARQSSVTVASPDGTLLGKTTTDDEGNFRYEATRRVDHVITVDGGDGHVASYTVAANELPQALSSGDGPARLPAERTGAPVAAAPAISRGGEDADLKAFIDQSIARQIRPLREQIDAYQEKISLHDVLGGLGYILGLGGLAFGFSQRRRRAQDGAPDLTRGAQ, encoded by the coding sequence ATGACGAGAGTTTCGATCCCCGCCCTTGTGGCCCTTATGCTCCTGATGTTCGGGGGCGGTGCGGAGGCGCACAAGCTCAAGGTGTTCGCCACAGCCACCGGTGCGGTGATAGAGGGCTACGCCTATTTTGGTACGGGCGGACGCGCCCGGCAGTCGTCGGTCACGGTGGCGAGCCCGGACGGAACGCTTCTCGGCAAGACGACGACCGACGACGAGGGAAATTTCCGCTACGAGGCCACGCGCCGCGTCGATCATGTCATCACCGTCGATGGCGGGGATGGCCATGTCGCGAGCTACACGGTTGCGGCCAACGAGTTGCCGCAAGCCTTGTCCAGCGGGGATGGCCCCGCCAGACTCCCGGCCGAGAGGACTGGCGCACCGGTCGCAGCGGCCCCCGCCATTTCGAGAGGGGGGGAAGACGCCGATCTCAAGGCTTTCATCGACCAGAGTATCGCCCGCCAGATCCGCCCGCTCCGCGAACAGATCGATGCGTATCAGGAAAAGATCTCGTTGCATGACGTGCTCGGCGGCCTTGGGTACATCCTCGGACTTGGCGGCCTCGCCTTCGGCTTTTCCCAACGTCGAAGGCGGGCACAAGACGGTGCCCCCGATCTGACGAGGGGCGCGCAATGA
- the cbiQ gene encoding cobalt ECF transporter T component CbiQ, protein MSLVGEQTGAANECGCDGAVAVTGSRSSGDRWNFVQSVDPGIRLLVCASFCLVVVSLNGLTALSLALGVAALAVAAARQSLGTALRRMAALDGFMLVVLAMLPFSTPGEPWFSVAGLPASREGALLGATILLKANAVVLMILALLSSMEPALLGRAMSRLRLPNKFVLLFLFTLRYIDVLGPEYRRLRTAMKARGFRMRCDLHTWRSVGYLVGMLLVRSIERSERIVAAMRCRGFNGTFPALTENAALSWRDVAFAGVSLGVCVGLALVR, encoded by the coding sequence ATGAGCCTCGTGGGTGAGCAGACAGGCGCGGCGAACGAGTGCGGCTGCGACGGTGCTGTCGCTGTGACCGGTTCGCGGTCGAGCGGCGATCGGTGGAATTTCGTCCAATCCGTCGATCCGGGCATTCGTCTGCTCGTCTGCGCTTCGTTCTGCCTCGTCGTCGTGAGCTTGAACGGCCTCACGGCGCTTTCGCTCGCGCTAGGCGTCGCGGCGCTCGCCGTTGCGGCGGCCCGGCAGAGCCTCGGAACTGCGCTCCGGCGCATGGCCGCACTCGACGGTTTCATGCTGGTGGTGCTGGCGATGCTGCCCTTCTCGACGCCGGGAGAGCCGTGGTTCTCGGTCGCGGGACTGCCCGCAAGCCGCGAAGGCGCGCTCCTCGGAGCGACGATCCTCCTGAAAGCAAACGCGGTGGTGCTGATGATCCTTGCGCTGCTGTCGTCCATGGAGCCCGCGCTCCTCGGCCGGGCGATGAGCCGCCTGCGCCTGCCGAACAAGTTCGTTCTCCTGTTCCTCTTCACCCTGCGCTACATCGACGTTCTCGGGCCTGAATACCGGCGGCTGCGCACGGCCATGAAAGCGCGCGGATTTCGCATGCGGTGCGACCTGCATACGTGGCGAAGCGTCGGCTATCTCGTCGGCATGCTGCTTGTGCGCAGCATCGAGCGGTCGGAGCGGATCGTGGCCGCGATGCGATGCCGGGGCTTCAACGGCACGTTCCCCGCCCTTACCGAAAACGCCGCGCTTTCGTGGCGGGATGTAGCCTTTGCCGGAGTGTCTCTCGGCGTCTGCGTCGGCCTCGCGCTCGTGCGTTGA